In Edaphobacter dinghuensis, a genomic segment contains:
- a CDS encoding DHH family phosphoesterase, which produces MNCRIFYHDKCFDGACSASLFTRFHRECIGGVDQYDYRGLVHRAGALFDEREFVDGENAIVDFKYSASPKVTWWFDHHLSAFLTPDDQKNFERGQADGSERMRKFYDPNYISCTSLIADIAQLNFGFDTAPLGELIKWANIVDGAKYESAQAAVEMAAPAMKLTMVIESSTDDNLVRRLIPLLTEMPLQEVLDQEFVQTLLGPLMERHRAAIELIRSRATVDQGVITFDITDQPTEGYNKFIPYYLLPEGTYNVGLSKSSFRTKVSVGTNPWTKKTPEELVNLAAICERYGGGGHARVGAISFPPDREDEARKAVGEIVAELRAAG; this is translated from the coding sequence TTGAATTGCCGGATTTTTTACCACGACAAATGTTTCGACGGTGCCTGCTCGGCGTCTCTGTTCACCCGGTTTCATAGAGAGTGTATCGGCGGCGTCGACCAGTATGACTATCGAGGATTGGTGCATCGTGCCGGAGCGTTGTTCGATGAGCGCGAGTTTGTCGATGGGGAGAATGCGATTGTCGACTTCAAATATTCGGCCTCGCCCAAGGTGACTTGGTGGTTCGATCATCACCTGAGTGCGTTTTTGACGCCGGATGATCAGAAAAATTTTGAACGGGGACAGGCGGATGGCTCTGAGCGGATGCGGAAGTTCTATGACCCAAACTATATTTCGTGCACAAGTCTGATTGCCGATATCGCGCAACTCAATTTCGGATTTGATACAGCGCCTCTGGGCGAGCTGATCAAGTGGGCGAACATCGTCGATGGCGCAAAGTATGAGAGCGCGCAGGCCGCCGTGGAGATGGCTGCTCCAGCGATGAAGCTGACGATGGTGATTGAGAGTTCGACCGATGACAATCTGGTGCGGCGGTTGATCCCGCTGTTGACGGAGATGCCGTTGCAGGAGGTACTCGATCAGGAGTTTGTGCAGACGTTGTTGGGGCCGTTGATGGAGCGGCACCGGGCCGCGATTGAGTTGATTCGTTCGCGGGCGACGGTGGATCAGGGCGTAATTACGTTCGACATTACCGACCAGCCGACCGAGGGATACAACAAGTTCATTCCCTATTACCTACTTCCCGAGGGGACGTACAACGTGGGCTTGAGTAAGTCTTCCTTTAGAACGAAGGTTTCGGTGGGAACTAATCCGTGGACGAAGAAGACGCCTGAAGAACTGGTGAACCTTGCGGCGATCTGTGAACGTTATGGAGGTGGTGGGCATGCTCGCGTGGGTGCGATCAGCTTTCCTCCTGACCGGGAGGACGAGGCGCGGAAGGCTGTGGGAGAGATTGTGGCGGAGTTGCGGGCCGCAGGGTAA
- a CDS encoding isoprenyl transferase has product MPVQATHRVPSRLHELSAEEQTVYRQLDPTKIPQHVAIIMDGNGRWAGKRALKRFLGHQQGAESVQYVVETASRIDLPFLTLYAFSLENNLRRPKAEVSFLMKLLKSYLIGNVKRMNDNNVRMAYIGRTHDLPQEVQETMQWAAESTAKNTGTVLTLALNYGARSEIVDAFRKILTDLTTEAHTRGCSVEDLLGAGALDSLDEPSISRALYTAHMPDPDLIIRTSGEQRISNFLLWQIAYSEIFVTDRLWPDFRGIHLLEALLNYQGRDRRYGGLNDTNSDEKIDTLESVSELETEIATELNPHELTRH; this is encoded by the coding sequence TTGCCGGTACAAGCCACTCATCGAGTCCCCAGCCGCCTTCACGAGCTCTCCGCAGAGGAGCAGACCGTCTATCGGCAGCTCGACCCCACCAAAATTCCCCAGCATGTCGCCATCATTATGGACGGCAATGGCCGCTGGGCAGGCAAACGTGCGCTCAAACGCTTCCTGGGTCATCAGCAGGGAGCTGAGTCCGTGCAATACGTCGTCGAAACCGCATCGCGCATCGACCTGCCCTTTCTGACGCTGTACGCCTTCTCGCTCGAAAATAACCTGCGTCGGCCCAAGGCCGAGGTCAGCTTCCTGATGAAGCTGCTCAAAAGCTATCTGATCGGCAACGTCAAGCGGATGAACGACAATAACGTCCGCATGGCCTATATCGGCCGCACCCACGATCTCCCGCAGGAGGTGCAGGAGACCATGCAGTGGGCGGCCGAATCCACAGCGAAGAATACCGGCACTGTCCTGACGCTGGCCCTGAACTACGGGGCGCGCTCGGAGATTGTCGATGCCTTCCGCAAGATCCTTACCGACCTCACCACCGAGGCCCACACCCGCGGCTGTTCGGTAGAAGACCTGCTGGGCGCAGGTGCCCTCGATTCCCTTGATGAGCCCAGCATCAGCCGCGCCCTCTATACGGCGCACATGCCAGACCCCGATCTAATCATCCGCACCAGCGGCGAGCAGCGCATCTCCAACTTTCTGCTCTGGCAGATTGCCTACTCCGAGATCTTCGTCACCGATCGCCTCTGGCCCGACTTCCGCGGTATCCATCTGCTCGAGGCTCTGCTCAATTACCAGGGCCGCGATCGTCGCTACGGCGGTCTCAACGACACCAACTCCGACGAGAAGATCGACACGCTGGAGTCTGTCTCTGAACTGGAGACGGAGATCGCCACCGAACTGAATCCCCACGAACTGACACGCCACTAG
- a CDS encoding HD domain-containing protein, whose product MSEGFTRDRALLLLHEWTESESLRKYGLAVSVCTEAYGWREAARLGLAGAEAADFAGHYACAGLLHDMDYERHPSVEEHPFVGVAHLREQGWPEVVLHAVLAHADYSGVKPETHLDKALFACDELAGFLTACALVKPTKAITDVEVAGVKKKMKDKAFARAVKREDMTAGAELLGISLDEHVANCLLAMQERAGELGLAGGNES is encoded by the coding sequence ATGAGTGAGGGGTTTACGCGAGACAGGGCTTTGCTCCTGTTGCACGAGTGGACGGAGAGCGAATCGCTGCGAAAATACGGGCTGGCGGTATCGGTTTGTACTGAAGCCTATGGGTGGAGAGAAGCCGCGAGGCTGGGGCTTGCGGGTGCTGAGGCCGCGGACTTCGCAGGGCATTATGCCTGTGCAGGCCTGCTGCACGATATGGACTACGAACGGCATCCTTCTGTTGAAGAACATCCTTTCGTCGGTGTGGCTCACTTGCGCGAGCAGGGCTGGCCGGAGGTTGTGTTACATGCCGTTCTGGCCCATGCGGACTACTCGGGAGTGAAGCCGGAGACGCATCTGGATAAGGCCTTATTTGCCTGCGATGAACTGGCCGGTTTTTTGACAGCCTGTGCGTTGGTGAAGCCCACGAAGGCGATCACAGATGTAGAGGTCGCAGGCGTGAAGAAGAAGATGAAGGACAAGGCATTTGCCCGTGCGGTGAAACGGGAGGACATGACGGCTGGGGCGGAGCTTTTAGGGATTTCGCTGGATGAGCATGTCGCGAACTGCCTGTTGGCGATGCAGGAACGGGCCGGCGAACTGGGATTAGCAGGCGGTAATGAGAGCTAG
- the pncA gene encoding bifunctional nicotinamidase/pyrazinamidase codes for MMIAPQANDALLVIDMQNDFCPGGNLSVAEGDQIVPTINALAQKFEHVILTQDWHPTQHISFSTTHHKQPFETIQASYGPQTLWPEHCLQNTPGAAFHSAIDIPHAELILRKGFRRHIDSYSAFLENDHFTSTGLAGYLRERGLQRLFLCGLAYDFCVRYSAIDGTALGFECLVVEDASRPVSLPRSVAETNDAFIVAGVQRIQSRQILA; via the coding sequence ATGATGATCGCACCCCAGGCCAATGATGCCCTGCTCGTCATCGACATGCAGAACGACTTCTGCCCCGGCGGCAACCTCTCCGTTGCCGAAGGCGATCAGATTGTCCCGACGATCAACGCGCTCGCGCAGAAGTTCGAGCACGTCATCCTAACCCAGGACTGGCATCCTACCCAACACATCTCTTTCTCCACCACGCATCATAAGCAGCCCTTCGAGACCATCCAGGCTTCTTATGGCCCACAGACTCTCTGGCCCGAACATTGTCTGCAAAATACGCCCGGCGCAGCCTTTCATTCGGCCATCGACATTCCCCACGCCGAGTTGATCCTGCGCAAAGGCTTCCGCCGCCACATCGACTCCTACTCCGCATTCCTCGAAAACGACCACTTCACCTCAACCGGCCTCGCCGGATACCTTCGCGAGCGAGGCTTGCAGCGGCTCTTCCTCTGCGGCCTCGCCTATGACTTTTGTGTCCGCTACTCCGCCATCGACGGCACGGCTCTCGGCTTCGAGTGCCTCGTCGTTGAAGATGCCAGCCGCCCGGTTAGCCTGCCTCGCTCGGTCGCCGAGACTAACGACGCCTTCATCGTCGCTGGCGTCCAGCGCATCCAGTCCCGACAGATTCTCGCATGA
- the rseP gene encoding RIP metalloprotease RseP, with translation MSTVIQLAIVLGIMVLVHELGHFIVAKLCRVRVEVFSIGFGTRLFGFKRGDTDYRLSLLPLGGYVKMSGEMPGETKSDDPGELENHPRWQRVLIALAGPFFNFLLAIALMTGVYMVHNEVQAYLNGPAHVDYISQNTPAARTGIQGGDTIVHYDTVENPTWDQVAIRSLLNINQNIAFSYIHNGQRINTKLLVEAKGGAENFALDDLGLVPVMQGTPVQVDSLEPNMPAAAAGLKPGDKVAAIDGHQLHSVPALLAYLQDQAGKPTDLTILRNGQTLPIHLTPKLADIGDGTKDYRLGFSYLPPPVKVERLPFTQAMVASWKFNKKGSMLIVEVLKRMFTRQVSVRSLSGPIGIGQQIHEAVDMPGWMPIIGLMAYISLNLGIFNLLPIPILDGGMILFLIIESILRRDVNQQFKERVYQVAFVCIILFAAFVIFNDITKLSIFTKVKP, from the coding sequence ATGTCGACAGTCATTCAGCTTGCCATCGTTCTTGGCATCATGGTTCTAGTGCACGAACTCGGGCATTTTATCGTCGCCAAACTCTGCCGGGTGCGCGTCGAGGTCTTCTCCATCGGCTTCGGCACCCGCCTCTTCGGCTTCAAGCGTGGCGACACCGACTATCGCCTCAGCCTTCTTCCTCTTGGCGGCTACGTCAAAATGTCTGGCGAGATGCCGGGCGAGACCAAGAGCGACGACCCCGGCGAACTCGAAAACCATCCCCGCTGGCAGCGCGTCCTCATCGCTCTCGCTGGCCCTTTTTTCAACTTCCTGCTCGCTATCGCGTTGATGACCGGCGTCTACATGGTCCACAACGAGGTTCAGGCCTATCTCAACGGGCCCGCCCACGTCGATTACATCTCGCAGAATACCCCTGCCGCCCGTACCGGTATTCAGGGTGGCGACACCATCGTCCACTACGACACCGTCGAGAACCCCACATGGGATCAGGTAGCCATTCGCTCCCTGCTGAACATCAACCAGAACATCGCCTTCTCCTACATTCACAACGGCCAGCGAATCAATACCAAGCTCTTAGTTGAAGCCAAAGGCGGTGCAGAAAACTTCGCTCTCGACGATCTCGGCCTCGTCCCCGTCATGCAGGGCACACCGGTCCAGGTAGATTCCCTCGAACCCAATATGCCGGCCGCTGCTGCCGGCCTCAAGCCGGGCGACAAGGTAGCCGCCATCGACGGTCACCAGCTCCACTCTGTACCCGCGCTACTCGCCTATCTGCAAGACCAGGCTGGCAAGCCTACCGATCTCACGATCCTTCGCAACGGGCAAACGCTCCCCATCCACCTAACACCAAAGCTTGCCGATATCGGCGACGGAACCAAGGATTACCGCCTCGGCTTCAGCTATCTTCCCCCTCCGGTCAAGGTTGAGCGTCTTCCCTTCACCCAAGCCATGGTCGCCTCATGGAAGTTCAACAAAAAAGGCTCCATGCTGATCGTCGAAGTCCTCAAGCGCATGTTCACGCGCCAGGTATCCGTCCGCAGCCTGAGCGGCCCCATCGGGATCGGCCAGCAGATCCACGAAGCCGTCGATATGCCCGGCTGGATGCCGATCATTGGTCTAATGGCCTACATCTCGCTGAATCTTGGCATCTTCAATCTACTGCCCATCCCCATCCTCGACGGCGGCATGATCCTCTTCCTCATCATCGAAAGCATCCTTCGCCGCGACGTCAATCAGCAGTTCAAAGAGCGCGTCTACCAGGTGGCCTTCGTCTGCATCATCCTCTTCGCAGCCTTTGTCATCTTCAACGACATCACCAAACTCTCGATCTTCACCAAAGTCAAGCCTTAA
- a CDS encoding Na+/H+ antiporter gives MTSGAGLHALETVILLLLIMVAVFAVIAHRLKVPYPIVLVLAGLVISFVPHMPRVPLDPSLVFLIFLPPLLYSAAWGTSWREFRHHLVLISLLAVGLVGFTVWGVAEFSEHFITALDWKAGFLLGAVVATTDAIAATSIARSIGLPRRIVDILEGESLLNDATGLLALELGVSIIMRGETPSVGGGIVRLLWLIVGGVGIGLLIGLIVGWLEKFIDDGPVEIVVSLVVPYAAYLAGEHIRASGVLAVVTCGLYLSRKSATFFSPGVRIQVMGVWDSLTFILNGLVFILIGLQLPYVLAGIRGAYGMVTLLEYGGIFSAILIALRMIWVFPAVKIAYLLRRWTGHAEKQPGARDVFVIGWTGMRGVVALAAAISVPEMLGDGRVFGPRNLIVFLAFCVILVTLVVQGLTLPSLIRVLGLAGTTEMSVEEREARKTALAEAIAYLEDGRKQCGSAYFHAFDDLLDRYQHRLVHIESEHDDGHDEHGPHTYRQVIDAAEGAVQAERRAIIRLRDEGRISDDVLRTMERELDLEESRYQVARL, from the coding sequence ATGACTTCTGGAGCGGGTCTTCATGCATTAGAGACGGTAATTTTGCTACTGCTGATTATGGTCGCAGTATTTGCAGTGATCGCGCACCGGTTGAAGGTGCCTTATCCCATTGTTCTGGTGCTGGCGGGGCTGGTCATCAGCTTTGTTCCTCATATGCCAAGGGTTCCGCTGGACCCCAGCCTTGTCTTCCTCATCTTTTTGCCCCCACTGCTTTATTCGGCAGCGTGGGGGACATCATGGCGAGAGTTTCGCCACCACCTCGTGCTGATCTCGTTGCTGGCCGTGGGATTGGTGGGCTTCACCGTATGGGGCGTTGCGGAGTTTTCCGAACACTTCATCACCGCGTTGGACTGGAAGGCGGGATTTCTGCTGGGCGCGGTGGTCGCAACGACCGATGCGATTGCGGCGACGTCGATTGCGCGATCGATCGGGCTGCCGCGGCGCATCGTCGACATTCTGGAAGGGGAGAGCCTGCTGAACGATGCGACCGGTCTGCTGGCTCTGGAGCTTGGGGTGAGCATCATCATGCGCGGCGAGACGCCGTCGGTGGGTGGCGGAATCGTCCGGCTGTTGTGGCTGATCGTCGGTGGTGTGGGCATTGGCTTATTAATCGGCTTGATCGTGGGATGGCTGGAAAAGTTTATCGACGATGGGCCGGTGGAGATTGTGGTGAGCCTCGTGGTGCCTTATGCGGCGTATCTGGCGGGCGAACATATTCGTGCCTCCGGCGTGCTGGCTGTGGTGACTTGCGGACTCTATTTGAGCCGCAAGAGCGCGACCTTCTTCTCGCCAGGTGTGCGGATACAAGTAATGGGAGTTTGGGATTCACTGACCTTCATCTTGAATGGGCTTGTATTTATTTTGATCGGGTTGCAACTTCCCTATGTGCTGGCTGGGATTCGTGGCGCCTATGGCATGGTGACGTTGCTGGAGTACGGCGGCATCTTCAGCGCCATTCTGATTGCGTTGCGCATGATTTGGGTCTTTCCCGCGGTGAAGATTGCATATCTGCTGCGGCGATGGACTGGCCATGCCGAGAAGCAGCCAGGCGCGCGCGATGTCTTCGTGATTGGATGGACGGGGATGCGTGGTGTGGTGGCGCTGGCAGCAGCGATCTCGGTGCCGGAGATGCTGGGCGATGGGAGGGTATTTGGGCCGAGAAACCTGATCGTCTTTCTGGCCTTTTGCGTGATTCTGGTGACGCTGGTGGTGCAGGGTCTGACGCTGCCTTCGTTGATTCGGGTGCTAGGGCTGGCCGGAACTACAGAGATGAGTGTAGAGGAACGGGAGGCACGAAAGACCGCCCTTGCCGAGGCGATTGCCTATCTGGAAGACGGACGGAAGCAATGCGGCAGCGCATACTTTCATGCCTTTGACGACTTGCTGGACCGGTATCAGCATCGTCTTGTGCATATCGAGTCGGAACATGACGATGGCCACGATGAGCACGGCCCCCATACCTATCGGCAGGTGATTGATGCAGCGGAAGGCGCAGTGCAGGCGGAGCGGAGGGCAATTATTCGGCTGCGGGATGAGGGGCGCATCAGCGATGATGTTCTGCGGACGATGGAGAGGGAGCTGGATCTGGAGGAAAGCCGATACCAGGTAGCGCGACTGTAG
- a CDS encoding phosphatidate cytidylyltransferase: MKRILTAIVFAAIVFALVFFGQLWMITLFAAIIAELAAYEYLKLAAVGAETHGAQLRIPLWWMTLGTALAFVVTLPNFPVEAQLPVLSALTLALFAWNGFRSPLIQVLPDTAQGLFGLIYIAYPLTLVPLIWKKEDGTALVIFLMVCVWAGDIAALYVGRAFGKHKLAPRLSPGKTWEGSAASIVGSVIAAFLVIYIGDVLASRGNLILHTSEPMWQSLLLAAVLNIAAQLGDLLESAIKRGAGVKDSGTMLPGHGGMLDRIDALLLAAPVLWFVLILKDAFGMGRF; the protein is encoded by the coding sequence ATGAAACGCATTCTCACTGCCATCGTCTTCGCCGCTATCGTCTTTGCGCTCGTCTTCTTCGGCCAGCTGTGGATGATCACCCTCTTCGCAGCCATCATCGCCGAGCTTGCCGCCTACGAGTACCTCAAGCTTGCCGCCGTCGGTGCAGAAACTCACGGAGCGCAGCTCCGCATCCCTCTTTGGTGGATGACTCTTGGCACAGCCCTTGCCTTTGTCGTCACCCTGCCCAACTTCCCCGTCGAGGCGCAGCTTCCTGTCCTCAGCGCACTCACCTTGGCCCTCTTCGCCTGGAACGGCTTCCGCTCGCCGCTCATTCAGGTGCTGCCCGACACTGCTCAGGGACTCTTCGGCCTTATCTACATCGCCTATCCGCTAACCCTCGTTCCCCTTATCTGGAAGAAGGAAGACGGAACCGCGCTGGTCATCTTCCTGATGGTCTGCGTCTGGGCCGGAGATATCGCGGCACTCTATGTCGGACGTGCCTTCGGCAAACACAAGCTCGCTCCGCGCCTCAGCCCCGGTAAAACCTGGGAGGGCTCCGCAGCCAGCATTGTCGGCAGCGTCATCGCGGCGTTCCTCGTCATCTACATCGGAGACGTTCTCGCCTCGCGCGGCAACCTGATCCTCCATACCTCCGAGCCAATGTGGCAATCTCTTCTGCTCGCCGCCGTTCTCAACATCGCCGCCCAACTGGGAGATCTTCTGGAGTCGGCTATCAAGCGCGGTGCCGGGGTCAAAGATTCAGGCACCATGCTCCCTGGCCATGGCGGTATGCTCGACCGCATTGACGCCCTTCTGTTGGCCGCACCGGTCCTCTGGTTCGTGCTGATACTCAAAGACGCCTTCGGCATGGGCCGCTTCTAG
- a CDS encoding acyl-CoA carboxylase subunit beta, producing MTEISKLNNVLATKLDLKTPRFAANKVALLALLGGIRTEEDRIRQGGGAKAAEAQHAKGRLTVLERLKLLLDEGTELLELGLWAAHGMYEEYGGAPAAGVITGLGRVNGRLCMIVANDATVKAGAFFPMTAKKVLRAQTIALENRIPTLYLVDSAGVFLPLQEEVFPDTDDFGRVFRNNAVMSSLGVPQITAIMGMCVAGGAYLPVMTDTVLMTEGSGLFLAGPSLVQAAIGQKTGAEELGGASMHSEISGTVDFKEADDARCIARLRSLVGKIGVPAKSPFSMVEYDAQKDAPKYAPEEMYGLIDADPARASSNAYDMREIIARLVDRSEFDEYKADFGRTVLCGYARIGGRAVGIVANQKVHQQQAALDGSKRTEFGGVIYTESAQKAARFIMDCNQSLIPLIFLHDVNGFMVGKDAEWSGIIRAGAKMVSAVSTSVVPKITVIVGGSFGAGHYAMCGKAYDPRFLFAWPTARYAVMSGVSAANTLVEVKVKQMERGGKVLTDADRRALYDEIKTAYDAQTDPRYGAARLWIDAIIDPASTREVLIAALEAASLNPDVARFNPGVLQT from the coding sequence ATGACAGAGATCTCGAAGTTGAATAACGTATTGGCGACAAAACTGGACCTGAAGACACCACGGTTTGCGGCAAACAAGGTCGCTTTACTGGCCCTGCTTGGTGGAATACGAACAGAGGAAGATCGGATTCGACAGGGCGGAGGGGCTAAGGCGGCGGAGGCGCAACATGCCAAGGGAAGACTTACGGTGCTGGAGCGGCTGAAGCTGCTACTCGACGAAGGGACAGAGTTGCTGGAACTGGGACTGTGGGCGGCTCATGGCATGTACGAGGAGTATGGCGGCGCTCCGGCTGCGGGAGTGATAACGGGTCTGGGGCGGGTAAACGGCCGATTGTGCATGATCGTTGCCAACGATGCCACCGTGAAGGCAGGGGCTTTTTTTCCCATGACGGCGAAGAAGGTGTTGCGGGCGCAGACCATTGCGCTGGAGAACCGCATTCCCACGCTGTACCTGGTGGACTCTGCGGGGGTCTTTCTTCCCTTGCAGGAGGAGGTCTTTCCGGATACGGACGATTTTGGCCGGGTCTTTCGCAACAATGCGGTCATGAGCTCACTGGGCGTGCCGCAGATCACTGCGATTATGGGGATGTGCGTGGCTGGTGGGGCCTATCTGCCGGTGATGACCGATACGGTGTTGATGACAGAGGGGTCCGGGTTGTTTCTGGCAGGACCCTCGCTGGTGCAGGCGGCCATCGGTCAGAAGACTGGCGCGGAGGAGCTTGGGGGAGCGTCGATGCACTCGGAGATCTCGGGGACGGTCGACTTCAAGGAAGCGGACGATGCTCGGTGCATCGCACGACTGCGTTCGTTGGTTGGCAAGATCGGCGTTCCGGCGAAGTCTCCGTTCAGCATGGTGGAGTATGACGCCCAAAAAGATGCGCCGAAGTATGCCCCCGAGGAGATGTATGGCTTGATAGATGCTGATCCGGCCAGAGCGTCTTCAAATGCGTATGACATGCGTGAGATCATCGCGAGGCTCGTCGATCGCAGCGAGTTCGATGAGTACAAGGCAGACTTTGGCCGAACCGTGCTGTGCGGATATGCTCGCATCGGCGGGCGGGCGGTGGGCATTGTCGCCAACCAGAAGGTACATCAGCAGCAGGCAGCACTCGACGGCAGCAAACGAACGGAATTTGGAGGTGTCATCTATACGGAGAGCGCACAGAAGGCGGCGCGGTTCATCATGGATTGCAACCAGAGCCTCATCCCTCTGATCTTTCTGCACGACGTAAACGGCTTCATGGTGGGTAAGGATGCGGAGTGGAGCGGCATTATCCGCGCAGGTGCAAAGATGGTCTCGGCCGTGAGCACAAGCGTGGTGCCGAAGATTACGGTGATCGTTGGTGGCAGCTTCGGTGCGGGGCACTATGCGATGTGTGGCAAGGCATACGATCCGCGGTTTCTGTTCGCATGGCCGACGGCTCGATATGCGGTGATGAGTGGGGTCTCGGCTGCCAATACCCTGGTTGAGGTGAAGGTGAAGCAGATGGAGCGCGGAGGCAAGGTGCTGACGGACGCCGATCGAAGAGCCTTGTATGACGAAATTAAGACGGCGTACGACGCTCAGACCGACCCGCGATACGGTGCGGCCCGACTTTGGATTGATGCGATTATCGATCCTGCTTCGACCAGAGAAGTATTGATCGCTGCGTTGGAGGCCGCCAGCTTGAATCCCGATGTGGCAAGATTCAATCCCGGAGTCTTGCAGACATGA
- the dxr gene encoding 1-deoxy-D-xylulose-5-phosphate reductoisomerase — translation MKKLAILGSTGSIGHSTLSICESFPDRYQVISLAAGQNVEAAFAQCVRWRPKVISIATEELGAHLQSRLKAAGITGIEVVHGTSGTIRVATLPEVDFVVSAIVGVAGLEATYAAVCAGKTIGLANKECLVAAGELIIAAAKEHNVALLPIDSEHNAVHQAMRGGTPAEVKQIWLTASGGPFRNTPLADFEHITPAQALKHPTWVMGQRITIDSATMMNKGFEVIEACRLFNLPPARVRTTIHPQSTVHSLVEFVDGSILAQISVTDMRLPILYALAYPERVAVAEKDNLTFDLATLSQLDFSQPDLTRFPCLRLAYEAAEAGGKAPIALNAADEIAVAAFLNPDPAKSIPFMGIPRTIEDVLIETSGPRPATIQQVLEADLAARECAREVIARQFTGTFRNR, via the coding sequence GTGAAAAAACTAGCCATCTTAGGTTCTACCGGCTCTATCGGCCACAGCACACTCTCCATCTGCGAGTCCTTTCCTGACCGCTATCAGGTCATCTCGCTGGCCGCAGGCCAAAACGTTGAAGCAGCCTTTGCCCAGTGCGTCCGCTGGCGGCCAAAGGTCATCTCCATCGCCACCGAAGAACTGGGAGCCCACCTCCAAAGCCGCCTCAAGGCCGCAGGTATTACCGGCATCGAAGTCGTCCACGGCACCTCCGGAACCATCCGCGTCGCCACCCTGCCCGAAGTAGACTTCGTAGTCTCCGCCATCGTCGGCGTCGCCGGACTCGAAGCCACCTACGCCGCCGTCTGCGCAGGCAAGACCATCGGCCTCGCCAACAAGGAGTGCCTCGTTGCCGCCGGCGAGCTCATCATCGCCGCCGCAAAAGAACATAACGTAGCCCTGCTCCCCATCGACTCCGAGCACAACGCCGTCCACCAGGCCATGCGCGGAGGCACCCCAGCCGAGGTCAAGCAGATCTGGCTCACCGCCTCCGGTGGCCCCTTCCGCAACACACCACTTGCCGACTTCGAGCACATCACCCCCGCACAGGCGCTCAAGCACCCCACCTGGGTCATGGGTCAACGCATCACCATCGACTCCGCCACCATGATGAATAAGGGCTTCGAGGTCATCGAGGCCTGCCGCCTCTTCAACCTGCCCCCGGCACGAGTCCGCACCACCATCCACCCCCAGTCCACCGTGCATTCGTTGGTTGAATTCGTCGACGGCAGCATCCTCGCTCAGATCTCGGTCACTGACATGCGCCTCCCGATCCTCTATGCGCTGGCATACCCCGAGCGCGTCGCAGTCGCAGAAAAAGACAACCTTACCTTTGACTTAGCCACCCTCAGCCAGCTCGACTTCTCGCAACCCGACCTGACCCGTTTCCCCTGCCTGCGCCTCGCCTACGAGGCAGCTGAAGCAGGTGGCAAAGCGCCTATCGCCCTCAACGCCGCCGACGAGATCGCCGTAGCCGCCTTCCTCAATCCCGACCCAGCGAAGTCCATCCCTTTTATGGGCATTCCGCGTACAATTGAAGATGTGCTGATCGAAACCTCAGGCCCGCGTCCTGCCACCATCCAGCAAGTGCTGGAAGCAGACCTTGCCGCGAGAGAGTGTGCACGCGAAGTGATTGCCCGGCAGTTCACTGGCACTTTTCGTAATCGGTAG
- a CDS encoding helix-turn-helix domain-containing protein, with product MATMMAPVQQREVLRCDHCSLVQFRPSNALCRRCHKSLEVEVPEPVLALKIVPPQPAQEGGLQVATAVRDLRHVRNLSQRQLAARMNVPRTYISKIENGKAMPTLSSLDRLAKALQVDISTLLRDSNNRHRDETAVLMTDPFLAEIAEYTSQLDALQRSIFLNHVRELAAGRRRSA from the coding sequence ATGGCAACCATGATGGCTCCCGTCCAGCAACGTGAAGTGCTGCGTTGTGATCATTGCAGTCTGGTGCAGTTTCGCCCGTCGAACGCACTTTGCCGCCGCTGCCACAAAAGTCTCGAGGTCGAGGTGCCTGAGCCAGTTCTGGCACTCAAGATCGTTCCCCCACAACCAGCGCAAGAGGGTGGCCTGCAAGTTGCCACAGCCGTTCGTGACCTGCGGCACGTCCGCAATCTGTCGCAACGTCAGCTGGCAGCGCGCATGAACGTGCCACGCACCTATATCTCCAAGATCGAGAACGGCAAGGCCATGCCTACTCTGTCCTCGCTCGACCGTCTGGCGAAGGCCCTGCAGGTGGACATCTCTACCCTGCTCCGCGACTCCAACAACCGCCATCGCGACGAGACCGCGGTTCTGATGACCGATCCCTTCCTCGCCGAGATTGCCGAATACACCTCGCAGCTCGACGCATTGCAGCGGTCGATTTTCCTCAATCACGTTCGCGAACTCGCTGCCGGACGGCGCCGTTCGGCGTAA